In Tursiops truncatus isolate mTurTru1 chromosome 10, mTurTru1.mat.Y, whole genome shotgun sequence, the sequence CAGGAGCATCCCGGTGTGAAGGACAAGACTGGAGTGGAGAAGTTCAAGGTAAAAGTCAGTTTTCTCAGTGTGAGACACTGGCAGCATGATCTGGGCCAGGGGTGAGGGTCAGTTTCAAGGTCAACTTCAAGATGATCAAATTCAAGGACCAGTTCAGCACTGACTTTGGTTAACGTGCAGCATCAGGAGGGTCATTCCAAGGTTGTAACGTAAGTGTGACACAGGGTCAAGTTCAGGACAAGGTAGAAATCAGGGCAATTCACAAGGAACACATATCCATAGGGTGAGAGACTGGATCAGGGTCAGGCTCAGGGTCAGTTTCAAGGTAAACATCTGGTGTGAGGTGAAGCAGGAAGTCAACCTAAAATTAGGACATCATGTGGTCAGGTCATTCGGAAGGCAAAGACGCGGCAACACCAGCGTGAGGTCCAGGAAGATCTTTAGGGTCGTGACAAGGCAAGAGGTTCAACCTGAGTGTGTCTGGCTGAGAATCAGGGTCTGGGTCAGGATTAATGAAACAAGGTGAATATACTCAGCAGTATACTTTCACCCCAACAGCAAGCTCTTGCTGAGAGCCTGAGCCAATTAGGATGAGTGTAATTAGTGGTAATGGGGAGAATCCGTATTACTGTAAGCAGCttagtctcaaccactgcaggtCAGCGTAAACCGTGATGGACCTACGTTCAGCTCTAACCAGTGCTACTAGATATGTGCAGACAAGCTCGGCCTCAGGCATTCTTCTCAAAGATAAAACCTTATTGCTGGTTAGTGTTAACTAACATGAACGGAAGCAATGCAACACACCTTCATCTAAAGGCACTTTCTTACTGCGAGGTAGGAATTAGGACCAATCTGAATAGAGGTTTTGATAAGAACTCCCATCAGTGCAACAACGTCAGTCCCAGACTCCTTACAGCTTGTTGGAGTGAAGTGAATGCAAGCGCAGCGATGCACAGTCACAGGGTGACTGGGTTTGCATCAAGCTGAGGAGTACTACTGAGATGAATTTGTATCCGTGCAACTAATCATTCCCATTCTTCTCAAAAGTAACTTCCTCTTGTTAGAACAAACTGAGATGAATGTAGACACAGCAGCACACATTCGTCTCGATTCACATTCTTACCGGGAGGCACAGCAAATTCAAACGAACTCAACTGTGTTACTGAAAAGAATTTGCGTTAGTGCAAACACTCCAAATCCCATTCTCCTCAAAAGCAAACCTTACTGCTTGCTGGAGCAAACCTGTTTCTCTCAAAAGCACGTGCTGATGCTGACTCTTAGTAGGAATGTGGGAAAAGATGCTATATTAGTGCAGAGTTCAGTCTCAGCCTTACTTCTTACTGTGGAGAAACCCAATCTAGGTAAGTGTAGCTGTGCGTACGGAGTTTAGGTAGATAAGGTGAGACCAAGGTCAGCCAGCCATTGACGGGACGTGGTGTGGACTAGTCTCAGGCTGGAGAGGAAGGCTGTCACGGGAGGTAGGGTTCAGTGTTAACTTCAGTTTGAATATGACAGGGTCAGGAGGAGGGTCAGATTCAAGGTCATTTCAAAGGGGACCATGTTTAGGATGATTGTCAGTGACAAGACGAAGCTGAGCACAGAGTCAAGGTCGGTTAAAAGTCAAATTTCGAATCAGCCAGCTACGGCTGCGATCAGGGCCACAAGGTTATGTTCGGgctcatttcaaaaataaagcagGTCAGTGTAAGGATGGTCACCAGTTTTAGGGCATGGCTGAGGTCAGAGGTCAAAGTCCATTTCCACGTCATGTTCAGGGTTAGGGCGAGAGGGACCCGCTCTGAGAACAGCAGCCTGGTCCACACAGCACGGCCCAGCACGAGGCCGCCAGCTGGGAAGGACTCTGCTCCTCTTGAGGCCAAACAGCATACCCCCAAGCCCAGCCCGGGTGCGGGGCCGCAGCAGGGGTAAGCCCCGCTGGCCGCGGCGGCGCTGTGGCTGTGAGCTCCTGAGGACGCTACTTTAACACGTGAAGTCCGGGCCAAGAGCAGCGGGGGAAAGACACGACTGAGGGGCTTGAGAAGTGGACCCAAGTAGAATCCAAAGGCTACGTCTGCAAAACCTACACTGTCCTGCTGCGGGAAACACGACTAGTTCGTACAGTTGGCTCTGGGCGGCATCTACTCAGTCCCGGCTGTTGCTTATCTATGTTGGAACATGGGGCTGGTGCTGCCAGGTCTTCCTGTCCTGATCCAGAACTATGTGACGGTCGACCATCACAGCATTAAAAACAAGGCAGCACAAAGACCGAGTGACACTCCCAGGCTGTGCGTGGTGGTCCATGGGTCCCCAGCAGCTCGTGGTTGCTCCTCTAAAGGGACAATGCTCTCTCCATGCAGGGTCCCCCCCCaatactgtgattaaaaatgcaaaagacaAAAGCCAGGGGCAGGTATGCAGGGCTGGAGAGGAGAAGGCCTTTCTGCCTCAGAGTCCTGCGGGCCCAGAAAAAGCAACGGCAGGGATTAGCTAACAGGGTCTCTCCTGAGCCCGAGTctggaagagggaaaaaagacaggGCGAAGACAGATGGTCTTTGTTCTTgttacattttattggcatcacGTTCATCTCTTTACAGAAGAACTTGGCCCACACCCTAGAATGCAGGCCTCTGGAGAGAGGGAGGTGCTCTGAGAAGCAAGCTACAATGCGGGGCAGGTCCTGGGGCACAGCTGCCTGGCTCCACACCCAGGACACGGGGAAGGCATGGCGGGTTGTactgggaagaaggagagaaggtcTGCTCACCTAAGGATGCCACAGCCCCGAAAGGAGCACCTTCCAGAACAAAGGTAAAGTCCCTAGGACAGGTCTGGTaggattttccttttcctttctctcttgtaCGTGGATGCTGATCTAATAAGGGAGTTTCAAAGTGTggagcagagaaaaaaaagaaaaatgagagtttTATATTTCTGAAACAGCCGTTTCTCCATTGCACACACCATGGTATTATGCAAATCAACCTCTTGGAAAAATTTAGATACAGAAGGGAACTAGACAGTTTTCCCCCTGGAGAGATGAAAAGCTTTTTGGCTCCTAAGTCTTTGATTAAAAGGCGTACATGATTCTCGTGTCTACTGTACAGAATACTGCCTCCAGCTGGATTTCTGAAATCTGAGTGGCTAAACACTCTGCGATCCAGACAGGCTTCACCCTCCATCTCTACGCCTGCATCTCAGGACTTAAACACGTAATCCAAGAATTTCTTACactaatttatacatttttaattggttGCATATATTAACATGTACTATAAGATTCTTTTCTAAGAAGCATTACATAATAAATGGATACTGTAAAAAGATCTGATTAGTTAAAAGTAACAAgcattaacagatacatacaaaACTCAGCCTGATCAGACTGGGTGTGAGCCTGTAATGAAGCGCAGGGCACCCGCCTTCCCAAGTGGTAGCCttcacgggggtgggggggtaaaAAGACCACAAGACAAGTTAAAAAAACCAGAACTAATTAGACACAGGTTGACTGTAAACAGTTCTCTCTCTCCAGTGGACAAAAAGAAGTCGTCTCCGAGGCCGACTCCAAACCGGAACGATTTCTACAGCCGGTCCGTCCTGCTGCCATCTGAGGGCTGACGCAGGGACCCCGATGGAGCCGGCACAGGCCTGGGCTGTGGAGTGAGTCTGTGtcgggtgtgtgtgtgcaggggagaCTGTGTCTGGGGGTTCTTTTGGCAGCTGGATGTGAGAGATGACTGActgtggagaggagaggggctcgTGGTGGAAGGCCTACTTGTGTTCTTGATGCGCGAAGGGCTCTGTGCTCTGCTCGCTCTGCCGCTTCAGCAGCTACAGCTTTCTGCCGAGGCCTTGGCCCGGTCGTTCTTGTCCAGTTTGATGGGCTCGGGGAATTCATTGTACAGCTCCACCTCCGTTtcctgggcagggagagagagacaggctgGTTAGTCCAGGCTCGGGGAGACTCCCGAGCTCAGCCCGGGCAGATGGGGGGCATGGGCACGGAGCAGGCCCAGCAGTGCAGTGAGGGCCCTGGCAGAAGGTGCTCGAAGCCAAGTGAGCGGAAGATGGGGCAAGGTGACACTGAGTAGGCAGGCAGGACACGGCCAACGCGCCCTCCGTGTGACGTCAGCCTGGGGGCCGCCGCCTGCTCCGAGGCTTCTACCAACGTCTGACAAGAAGGTAGACGCTCCCGTGGCCTGGATTTGGCCGCTCTGAGCCAGCATGTCCTCAAGGTTCCTGGGCGCTCTTCCTGGGCGCTCCTCCGGCCCTCTACCTGCTCTCATCTTTCTGGACTCAGGGTCTAGCTTCCTTTTTGTATCTCCAGATCTGCACACGCAGAGCCCAGCCGAGGACGGATCCCTTTGTCTGGTGGGGATACAGACTGGGGTCAGTTCAGCGGGCCTTGCGCTGATGAGCATGTCTCCAGGGAGGAGCAGCCTTCTACTTCCTGATGTAGAGAAGTAATTTGTCACTTAAACACTGACAGCAGGAACTGTTCAAGGATTCGGGAAAGCAGGGACTGGTTCTATCCATCAGAAGTTCTCTAGGAAAAATCATTCCATTCACAATTGCTATAAAAGTAACAACCTCTAGgactacatattttaaaaaaagctctgCTGAACACAGCAGTGTGCGTGTGCCGTGTTGTTGGGTATATTCAAAAGTTGCCAGCCGCCACCACGCCGTGATTCCAGGACACTTCTGTCATCCCCAAAAGAAAGTGTGCGCCATGGGCGGCCACCCCGGACCCTATCTGATGCCCTCAGCCCTTCCCACACACTTAGCTACTTCCTGTCGTAACAGAGTCCTCACCGGAGATCGGatctgctggcaccctgattATGGGCTTCTGCCTCCAgagctgagagaaaataaaagtctattgctttagccacccagtctgtggtatttgttaagGCACCCAGAGAGACTAATACAACGGCTGTAATGCATTTCCAATCAGAATCTCAATAAGGTCTTATTTGGAGGGagggtgaagaaagaaaaaatgaataaaatgaaccaaaaagataaaattagtgAGGGGAGGCCTGCCTGATCAGGGGTCAGACGCAGAGGCAGTGAAATCAAGATGGTCCAGGCAAGGAGCAGGCAGACGGCCAGGACAGACCCCAACGTATGTGAATACTGCATACTCAACTAAAAAATTCTCTATggccaaaggaattgaaaaaaatccactgcAGTAACAGGTGAAGTGAGGTTCAATTCAAAAGCGCTCCTGAGCACTGCGGGGTCCCGTGGGAGGGCTGCCTACGGGCTCTGCCGTGGGGAGTGTCAGCGGAGCTCCAGGGGGAGGCCCACAGCGCGCTGGCAGGAACTGAAGGATTACTACTGTCCCTGGGAAGCCAGGTGGCGCTTGCCCGCAAAAATACACACACCTTGCAGTCTAACAGTCTCACTCCCAAGATGCCAGCTCGCCACTGTAATGAGGCTCTAGGGACAGCAATATTCAGAGAGGAAAACGCCAACAGTGATGCCAGCCAACAGGGAACTGGTGAAAAACGACTCCTGTACAGCCCGCAGGCCAGGTGCCCCGACTGCTGAGAAGCACGCCTTCTGTAAACCCGCTCCCAGGAGCTGCAGAACCACCCTGCCCTCTGCAGCTGCCACGGGCCCTTTGCCTCCGACCGCACCCCTCACCTGCCCACTACAGACGACTGACAATGCTGGGACCTGCCTCAATGCACTGGCCCCAACAGAGCTGCTGAGTCACAAAGTCTTCAACTGGCCCTTGCCAACAAGAAGCCACTGTTATTTCAGGGGAAcaactgaataaataaagaaaaaatgtaggAAAACTTTATCCAAGGAACACAATTCCTAGAGCCCGCAATCTCTTACAGCTCagatatgattaaaaaaaaccaaacaggacttccctgggggtgcagtggttgggaatccacctgccaatgcagcagacacgggttcgagcctagtccgggaagatcccacacaccgcagtgcagctaagtccgtgtgccacaactactgagcctgcactctagagcccgcactccGCAACAGAAGCTACTGCAGTGAGGAGCTCACGCACCAgggcaaagagtggcccccacttgctgcaattAGACAGGGCCCGAGCGCAGCAGCAGAGACCCAACACAaccgtacatacatacataaataattatacatttaatttgtttaaaaaaactggaTCCAATGATGGGTTTCAAATTCCCGTTTATCCCCTCCTCAAACAGAAGGACCAGTCTGACCAGGGCCATCTAGTGGCCTGGCCACCTGACagctgcagaaggaaagaacaatGCAGCTGGTCAGACCAGGGAGACCTCGGCTGAGGTCTTTGCTGCCCCGCACGGTTGAGGTTATTCACAAGTGAGCGGAATTTCTGGAAGCCTTAGCAGACTGTGCCATTACCTTCCTGGATAAACACAGGGGTTTCTGGCTACATGGAAAAGAGTCAGCGAGGAAAGAAGGTTAAGGACAAGGCAGCCAGGCCGGCAGGACAAGGCAGCCAGCCAAGCTCAGCCAAGGCAGCCAGCCAAGCTCAGCGGCCCATCACCAGAGGTAGCCAGACCACCGCTGGACACCCACCTGCTTCAGCGCGTTCCGGGCAATCGTCTGGAAGGCCTGCTCCACGTTGATGGCCTCCTTGGCACTGGTCTCGAAGTAGGGAATGTTGTTTTTGCTGTAGCACCAGGCCTGTGCCCGCTTTGTGGCCACCTGGAAGAAGAGGCAGGGCATGTGTGTGCAGGGAACAGCGGGAATCCTACCAGGGAAGGACTGTCCCCCCCGCCGCCCCGGTCACCCCTACACACAGTAGAGCCAGGAGCCAAAGCACCCCGCCTACCACCCACACCTTCGGACCCTCAGCCGCACTAAGATTAGAAGCAGCTTCTGAAGGGAGTAAGACGCCAGCCCAGGAAGAAGTAACCGTCCCTCCTGGGACCTCAGAGGCAGCCCTCAGCACAGGACAGGCCTGGCAGCTTGGTCTTCAGCTCTGCAGCCCCTTCTGTGACTGCTCACGGCACCTCACCTGACCACACACCTAGGCACCAGAGCCCCGAGGCCCTCACCCTGCCTCGCATGTCCTGACCTCTCCCCACCCTAGCCCATTTTCAGGCATGAGAAGGACCATGCCActcaggaaagggagaaaaagagacgAGTGGTCAGAAATACACCTAGCTACACTTAAGAGCCTACGTTCCCCAGACAAGTGCTATTTGAAAGGAACCTAGAGCAATTTTGCTCAAAGCCCAAAGCATCTCCTGTACACACGAGGATCAAGGGAGGCCCCTGAGGCGCTGAGAGAGCACTTGAGAAGGTCACACTCGAATCCCCTCCTTCCCAGCACAGAAAGGGAACGGGAACGAGGCTCAGAGGCAAAGGTAATAATGACCCATAATGACCCAAAGTCACAGCTGCAGGGGCAGCATGGGGATGTGAACTGGCCTCCTGGGCCCTGGTCCCCAAAGGCAGCTGGCCAGGAGGTAGTGCACCCCCAGAGTCGGTCTGGCCTCAGCACAGAACCCTCCAAATTCACGCAGTACCCCAGAAGCAGGGGGCTCTCACAGGAGAGGAAAATGCTAGAAAGCTCCTCCTGGGCACCACAGCCCCAGACACACCGTCATCTGGCATCTGAGTGTCCTCGTCAGATGAACACAGCATCAGACTCAGGAAGCATCCCCGATCTAAGAGTGCATGAGCCAGACGAAGTGCAAGTCTGCCTTTGCGTCCCAAAGACCAAATATCACCCGGCCTCAAGGGAAATCCCGTCACCGGGACCGAGAGAGCTGCCGGTGCAGGCAGCCCCACTCGGCGGGCTTCCTGCTTTGTTGCCGTAATTCCCAAGGGAATACCAACCTCTGCAGAGTTTCGCTGCCCGTCTGTCCACGGGGAGGCCAGGATGGTAGGTCTTTACAGGTTAGGGAGCAAGGCCCCATTCCAAGGGCTGGGCAGGTGGCTAGTTAGTTGTCTCCCACATCCACCCCCGCATGGGGCACACACAGCCAGAGACATGGGGTGTAGATCCCTGTGGCATATAGTTTCTTCCCAGTCAAATCTAAAAACAGCACCTGTCATCCAAAACTTAGCTGCCCCTTTACAAGAAGGCCCTTCCTGTGACTCAGTAGCCCTTACCCAAGCGAGGGCAGGTTCTCAGGTTCTCAAGCCCCATAGTGATGACCCCCGGCATCGTTGGCACTTACTTGTCTGTTTTCGAGGTCAATCTTGTTTCCCAGAACAACGAAGGGGAAGTTCTCAGGATCCCGGGGACTGGCCTGGATGAGGAATTCGTCTCTCCAGCTGTCGAGGGTTTTGAACGTGTTGGGGGCAGTCACGTCAAACACCAGGACGCAGCAGTCTGCGCCTCTGTAGAAGGCCACACCCAGAGACTGGAACCTCTCCTGTCCGGCCGTGTCCCAGATCTGCGAGAGACAAAACGGTCGTTCCTTGGGGCGGAGTGCCAGGAGTGGGGTGTGTGGAGGACGCCAGGGGCCCCCCCAGAGACAATCACTTCAGGACTCATCAggaacagaattcagcacccGAGTGTCCAGAGCACACCGACAGACAGCAGTGTAAGTGGACGTGTCCCATGCGTCTGGAGGACGCTAGAGAAACGTTAGTCTTGATCGAGGTGGTGGCCACGTGGGTAGATGTTTACGGAAAACCTGAATGTAAACGTAAGATTTCTGGACCCTGGGGCTTCCTGGGCTGGTGGAAAGCTAGGGAGGTGGTCATTCATCGGGCTGTACATTCAGTTTTacttttggccgtgctgcgcggcttgcgggatctcagttcctcaaccagggactgaacccgggccacggcagtgtgaaagcactgagtcctaaccacggcaccaccagggaactcccaaactGTACATTTAAATGTATGCATTTTACTGTATACATAAAGTTGACCTAAAAAAACCCCAGTATGTTTTAGTTATATTATACCTTAATTaagagacaaaggaaacaaaagtaccagaaaagggggaggggtgggaaggagacagggGGCGAGGAATAAAGGGACAAGCAATGTGAGAATACACCAAGGAAGACAGATCGAAGTCGCTTCTCATCAATGGACCACCAGGCGCTCAGCTCAAAGAACTTCCCACCATTCACTGCCACACCAGGTCCAAGAGCAAGGATGCAGTTCCTCAACGCCCCAGATCCCAACAGGGCCCCCGGTTTGCCTGGAGAGGACTAGTGTTCCCCAGAATGGCCGCACACCCGCGGCGAGCCACGGTGCCGGGGTCCAAAGCGGTTCGCAGTTACTTTCAGCTGACAGGAGTCTTCACCTCTTGGCTCCACTGTCTGCAGGAAACCACTTAGCTTCAGAGCAACATGAGAATCTGGAAAATCCTCATAACCCCCCAAAATTTCAACCTTATGTCCAAACCACCAGCCAGTGAACCGAAGGCCTGCGACTTAGACCAACACGGAGTGTGGACTGAGCCACGACAGTTTCATCTCCAGAAGCGGCTTCTGCAGAAGCAGCTTCTGCAGAAGCAGGGCTGAGCTCCTCCCCGAAGCTCCTCCCAGGCAGCCCACAGCACTCGGGGACACGCCAACTCCAGCGCGGCCACAGACAGCTTCCAGTTCAGGTAGGAAGAGCCTCACTGCACAGGAAGCGCACAGGATGCTTGCGCAGTGAGTGAATACACAGAAGGATGACGCAGCAGAACAGGGCAGTATCATgggatttgcatttctttaatactACCCAACTCATGATGTTCTAAACCCCACAGAACCGCCGAGAATGTTCTCCAAAAGGAGCCCTGAAACGTAACATGCAAATGCTGAAGGCTGGTTTTCCCTTGGGGACGGGCTCAAACAACATCATGGCAGACAGAGCAGGGCCAGGACTTAAATATTGTCTGGAAATATCTACAGCTGGAAACGGCAGCATTAGAACCCCTTGAAGAAGTTCCCATAAAGCAGTGCAACTACACAGGCTAAACTCTGGCTCACAGACAGGCCAAGGACAGTGCACGCGGAAGGGGGCTGTTGTGGTCGCCCATCAGTGCGGGGCAAAGAGTGCCCACCCCAGCCCAGAGGTTACCCTCCAAGGAAGGCAGCTCTGCAGGGCCCACGCAGCCCTCTCTTCCGACGTATGGGGCCCTCCACAACCAGCACACAGACTCCGGGTCACAGCTCTGGCCACAAGGGGCCCGACCACGGCAGCctacccctgcccaccccccaccccccgggaaCCTCGAGCCCACGCGTGCTCCAAGCACTCTGGGAAGAACCTTCCTGAAAAGGACACGTCCTAGTGGCCACGGGGGTTCAGCGTGCCTGCAGGCGTGGAGTCAGGAGGCTGTGGTAATGTCCACGCGGGGCCTAGCAGTGCTCACACTACGTGGAAGGAAGCAGCCACTGGGAACCAGAAGAAGTGATGGTAAGGCTGAAGGGCAATGAAAGAAACAAAGCCGAAGACTGTGGCTGCTCTCAGTGGGCAGGGAAGGGCACCGCCCCGCCCCACGTGAGCAGCAGAGCACACGTGCGGACAAACGGTCTCTGTGGACAGCGCGGCAGCAGCCGGACCCTGTGAGGGTCACCTCTGTGCTCTCCTGCTGTCCGACGTCCTACCCTGAATGCGTGTCCCTGAGTGGAGAAAAGAGCCTTTTCCCATAAAAGAAGACCAAGGTGGAGGGAGAATCGAGAACTCTGTCACAGCAGGTAAAAACTGACAACtacttctataaagagaaacacaggaaaaaaaaaattataaacaaatataggcttggacaacaacaacaaaattcccATTAGAGAAATAACATTGTCACTATGTAAATATCTGGATAAGTAAAGCAAAAGCCAAAAAATGCCCCGAAACTCTTGGTGTCCTCCCACCCAGAGGTCTTCACGAGCACACATCTTTCTCTAGGTGCCCGCGTTGCAGGGTCACTCACGCAGCTGGAATCTCAGTGCACAGGCCACTCCTCTCCGCCCCACAAAACACACAGCACCCTCCCCGGCGAGAGCGCACATCCTTACTCTGCCCAACACTCAGCAAACCActtcactcattttaaaaaaatattgcttaaaaaaatatattgctgccAATTTCCCATAATTATAAGTAACTCAGTAATGAGCTTTAACACAGAGAGTCTTTCCTGTGTTTCAGATTGCTTCTTTAGGACAGGATCCCAAGAGCAGAATTACACCGGAACTTTATGACTCTTGGTGGAACCAAATGGGTATTTGGAACTCAGATACTGAGAAGGCAAAgtaaggaattaaaaagaaaagttgaaaaactgGGGGTTATTCTCAGCAAGTTTCCAAAATTAATTTAACTTAACACTTACAAAAGTACAGTCTTGTGGCTATGATCTTTcaaaatttgtaatattttaactgaaatactttattttctaccttcaaaatacaccCAATATATCTATCTACCCAGAACTCCAAGGTGACAACTATCAACACTGCTGTTTCTACATCAGTTCTTCAGGAAGAGAGTCAGCCCTTCCTCACAGCCTTCCTTCCATTCCCTTCCCCCCTTAGAAGTAAGCGGCCCGAGACCTGTGTCACACAGACAGTGTCCGTAACATAATTCCATATATCATGTGCAAGATCCTCTGCATCTTTTGTTGTTTCCTCCAGATGCTAACAGCTGTACAGTATCCGGTGCCTTAAACCACCACCGCTGACCCCCTGGGCCTCTACATCATCCGTAGCTTTTCGTGACTGCACAGAGGCTGCAGTGAGCATCCTTCCTCACTTGTCGTCGGGCCCACAGTTTCCTAGGCTCTGAACCCAGATGCAGACTGGCTGCTTgtcagggat encodes:
- the RAB7A gene encoding ras-related protein Rab-7a encodes the protein MTSRKKVLLKVIILGDSGVGKTSLMNQYVNKKFSNQYKATIGADFLTKEVMVDDRLVTMQIWDTAGQERFQSLGVAFYRGADCCVLVFDVTAPNTFKTLDSWRDEFLIQASPRDPENFPFVVLGNKIDLENRQVATKRAQAWCYSKNNIPYFETSAKEAINVEQAFQTIARNALKQETEVELYNEFPEPIKLDKNDRAKASAESCSC